The following coding sequences lie in one Fusarium poae strain DAOMC 252244 chromosome 1, whole genome shotgun sequence genomic window:
- a CDS encoding hypothetical protein (SECRETED:SignalP(1-19)) has product MLVIKNFLLTLIFLGVAVAGPAVPIQALEVRQDKKLPSCDDKSQSYNGPYADNSGTYVTSDKVTHPYRFPLIRKCWWDYFVVETAVELTPWQKATGDIFCTDSERCVATKMSGKSVCQERSESVSANVGVAIEGFSLGLDFTVTKSESRCVTADDSTACSWNDRQCHTIWTQQQILRQKGYRRQRCNWGKGDETQCMGNWEQTTPSDLINYGCGSQCTDTNNCGHTDGTPCP; this is encoded by the coding sequence ATGCTTGTCATTAAGAACTTCCTCCTTACCCTCATCTTTCTTGGTGTTGCTGTGGCTGGGCCTGCAGTTCCGATTCAGGCTCTTGAAGTCCGCCAGGACAAAAAGCTCCCAAGCTGCGATGATAAATCTCAAAGCTACAATGGACCGTATGCCGACAACTCAGGCACCTACGTGACCTCAGACAAGGTCACCCATCCGTACAGATTCCCCTTGATCCGCAAATGCTGGTGGGACTATTTCGTCGTTGAAACTGCTGTCGAACTCACCCCCTGGCAGAAGGCTACCGGCGACATATTTTGCACTGACAGTGAGCGCTGCGTCGCGACCAAGATGTCCGGAAAATCGGTCTGCCAAGAACGATCTGAAAGTGTTAGTGCAAATGTCGGAGTCGCCATCGAAGGCTTCAGTCTTGGGCTGGATTTCACAGTGACAAAGTCGGAATCACGCTGTGTTACAGCCGATGACTCTACTGCTTGTTCGTGGAATGACAGGCAGTGTCATACAATTTGGACTCAGCAGCAGATTCTGAGACAGAAGGGTTACCGGCGTCAACGTTGCAATTGGGGCAAGGGAGACGAGACTCAGTGTATGGGTAATTGGGAGCAGACTACACCTTCAGACTTGATTAATTATGGCTGCGGCTCCCAGTGCACCGATACTAATAATTGTGGTCACACCGACGGAACCCCATGTCCTTGA